From the genome of Limisalsivibrio acetivorans, one region includes:
- a CDS encoding 16S rRNA (uracil(1498)-N(3))-methyltransferase, producing the protein MNIILIQKEELTGNRAVIRGERHAHMRSVLKCTPGKTIKAGILNGLMGTADVVSINDDEAVLDIAAAEKPPAPREISVILALPRPKVFRRIFFFLVCAGIKDIHIINTWRVEKSYWKSPYLENTGEYAFEALQQAKDTIMPKVSFHRFFMDFVKNELPEISKDKSRWLAEPTAEKGEELKEPAVIAIGPEGGFIQREIDTFIRCGFKGFSFGERILTTEHAVPYIIGRFG; encoded by the coding sequence ATGAACATAATCCTTATTCAAAAAGAGGAACTGACAGGTAACAGAGCTGTTATACGAGGGGAAAGGCATGCGCACATGCGCAGTGTGCTGAAATGCACCCCCGGAAAAACAATCAAAGCCGGAATTCTGAACGGATTAATGGGAACAGCGGATGTCGTCTCCATAAACGATGATGAGGCAGTTCTGGATATCGCCGCTGCAGAAAAGCCACCCGCCCCCAGAGAGATAAGTGTTATCCTCGCACTCCCCCGCCCGAAGGTTTTCCGCAGGATATTCTTCTTCCTCGTCTGCGCCGGAATAAAGGATATACATATAATAAACACCTGGCGTGTGGAGAAGAGCTACTGGAAAAGCCCATACCTTGAGAATACGGGCGAATACGCCTTCGAAGCGCTCCAACAGGCCAAGGACACTATTATGCCGAAGGTAAGCTTCCATAGATTTTTCATGGACTTCGTCAAGAATGAGCTGCCGGAAATCTCGAAGGATAAAAGCAGATGGCTTGCAGAGCCCACCGCAGAAAAGGGTGAAGAGCTTAAGGAGCCGGCTGTTATTGCCATCGGCCCCGAAGGGGGATTCATCCAGCGGGAGATCGATACTTTCATAAGATGCGGGTTTAAAGGTTTCTCCTTCGGAGAAAGGATACTGACAACGGAGCACGCTGTGCCGTATATTATCGGAAGGTTTGGTTAA
- a CDS encoding AraC family transcriptional regulator — MKRDIVFMRKPEIKGVEVCTALRSEHMFPKHAHDDIYAFGVMVDGLSYCLEDYDERGYLYSGETALINPGMVHTGNPFPGTELNYRMLFITIDKMKDIVSDILEKDGVLPEFEQLICRNRFIFRRLNALTELYSSAEDLIEVETVLYTSVGEMLEGATSLNIRSLHDGYSEHRRIAEAKEMLSGNLEKKLSISDIASEIGTSRYHFVRIFKQSTGMAPHTYRTMKRIEKGRGMLRAGSSPADAALSAGFYDQSHFTRKFKDITGVTPGDYAAALK; from the coding sequence ATGAAGCGTGACATTGTTTTCATGAGAAAACCTGAAATCAAGGGTGTTGAGGTGTGCACCGCACTTCGCAGTGAGCACATGTTCCCCAAGCACGCCCATGATGATATCTACGCCTTTGGTGTAATGGTGGATGGATTGTCCTACTGCCTTGAGGATTATGATGAGAGGGGGTATCTCTACTCAGGTGAGACTGCCCTTATCAATCCGGGAATGGTGCATACTGGCAATCCCTTTCCCGGTACAGAGCTGAATTATCGTATGCTGTTTATAACCATCGACAAAATGAAGGATATCGTTTCAGATATCCTCGAAAAGGATGGTGTGTTGCCGGAGTTCGAACAGCTTATCTGCAGGAACCGGTTCATATTCCGCAGGCTCAATGCTCTCACGGAGCTTTACTCTTCAGCGGAGGATCTCATAGAGGTGGAGACAGTTCTGTACACATCCGTAGGAGAGATGCTTGAAGGCGCAACGAGTCTGAATATCCGAAGCCTTCACGACGGATATTCGGAACACAGGCGCATCGCCGAAGCAAAAGAGATGCTCTCAGGGAACCTTGAGAAGAAGCTCTCTATTAGCGATATTGCCTCAGAGATTGGTACTAGCCGTTATCACTTCGTCCGCATATTCAAGCAGAGCACCGGCATGGCGCCCCATACCTACCGCACAATGAAGAGGATCGAGAAGGGGAGGGGGATGCTCAGGGCAGGTTCTTCACCTGCGGATGCTGCTCTTTCAGCAGGTTTTTACGATCAGAGCCACTTCACCCGCAAGTTTAAGGACATAACAGGCGTAACCCCCGGTGATTACGCCGCCGCATTAAAATGA
- a CDS encoding DMT family transporter produces MTVKTDAIVTRPAPAKLISIAALMGAVIFWGSSFVGMRFALREITPMQVIWLRMFVALILILPFLPRLTRLKYRKLDILRIGVMVTFLPCAYYILEANALRFTTSSQAGVISSIVPLLVAFFGWSMLGEKLSARTAFGLAVSVGGVIWLTMGASEDGDASNPVLGNIMEFGAMACAAASMVMLKQLSRRFSSFDLTMFQVIAGCVFFIPGAISLAEGGFDAGILSYLAVIYMGAFVTLGAFGLYNWALSRIDAAEASSFINLVPVAAVVFGWSILGESLNTMQIIAGGVTLAGVWITTMK; encoded by the coding sequence ATGACAGTTAAGACCGATGCTATCGTTACCAGACCAGCTCCCGCCAAGCTTATCTCCATTGCCGCACTCATGGGTGCTGTTATCTTCTGGGGGAGTTCCTTTGTGGGGATGCGTTTTGCGCTGAGGGAGATAACCCCCATGCAGGTTATCTGGCTCAGGATGTTCGTGGCTCTTATTCTGATCCTCCCGTTCCTGCCGAGGCTTACCCGCCTTAAATATAGAAAGCTGGATATCCTGCGTATCGGGGTTATGGTTACGTTCCTCCCCTGCGCATACTACATACTTGAGGCCAATGCTCTCAGATTCACAACATCCTCCCAGGCGGGGGTTATCTCCTCCATCGTTCCTTTGCTTGTGGCGTTCTTCGGCTGGTCGATGCTGGGAGAAAAGCTATCTGCCAGAACAGCCTTCGGTCTCGCAGTCTCCGTAGGGGGAGTGATATGGCTCACAATGGGCGCTTCGGAGGATGGTGATGCATCAAACCCTGTGCTGGGCAATATAATGGAGTTCGGCGCAATGGCCTGTGCGGCGGCGAGCATGGTGATGCTGAAACAGCTGAGCAGACGTTTCAGCTCCTTCGATCTTACGATGTTTCAGGTTATCGCCGGGTGCGTTTTCTTCATCCCGGGTGCTATATCCCTTGCAGAGGGTGGCTTTGATGCGGGTATTTTATCGTATCTGGCTGTCATATATATGGGTGCGTTTGTTACTTTGGGAGCCTTCGGGCTCTATAATTGGGCTCTCAGCCGGATAGATGCTGCCGAGGCCTCATCGTTTATAAACCTCGTACCTGTGGCGGCGGTTGTTTTCGGTTGGAGTATCCTCGGTGAGTCACTCAATACTATGCAGATCATCGCAGGCGGCGTTACGTTGGCGGGGGTTTGGATTACAACGATGAAATAA
- a CDS encoding cytochrome-c peroxidase, translated as MALSKKLFISMVIAVMTAGTAMAADKLMKQAQDLFEPIPYGPPAIKDNPITNDKIELGKMLYFEPRLSKSGFISCNSCHNVGMGGDDFQETSVGHGWQRGPRNAPTVLNSVYNVAQFWDGRASDLKEQAKGPIQAGVEMNNTPEQVVETLNSMPEYVALFEKAFPGQDDPVTFDNMARAIEAFEATLVTPDSRFDHFLKGDATALSTEEKKGLDAFVNKGCVDCHSGVNMGGDNYYPFGVMEKPASEILAGDKGRYKVTQTEGDEYLFKSPSLRNIELTAPYFHSGKVWTLRESVRVMSSAQLGISLSDEEVDQITAFLRTTTGIQPEVVYPILPATRNDTPRPAK; from the coding sequence ATGGCACTAAGTAAGAAACTGTTCATTTCCATGGTAATCGCTGTTATGACAGCGGGAACAGCTATGGCAGCTGACAAACTAATGAAGCAGGCTCAGGACCTCTTCGAACCTATCCCTTACGGACCCCCGGCAATCAAGGACAACCCCATCACCAACGACAAGATCGAACTCGGTAAAATGCTTTACTTCGAACCACGGCTTTCTAAAAGCGGCTTCATAAGCTGTAACTCATGTCACAACGTGGGCATGGGCGGGGACGACTTTCAGGAGACCTCCGTGGGCCATGGCTGGCAGAGAGGCCCGAGAAACGCACCCACGGTTCTTAACTCGGTATATAACGTTGCGCAGTTCTGGGACGGCAGAGCCAGCGACCTCAAAGAGCAGGCCAAAGGACCTATTCAGGCCGGCGTTGAGATGAACAACACCCCCGAGCAGGTTGTGGAAACACTCAACAGTATGCCTGAATATGTCGCACTATTTGAGAAAGCCTTCCCCGGACAGGATGATCCCGTAACATTCGACAACATGGCAAGAGCCATCGAAGCCTTCGAGGCAACCCTCGTAACTCCCGATTCCAGATTCGACCATTTCCTTAAAGGTGATGCCACTGCACTTAGCACTGAAGAGAAGAAAGGTCTTGATGCCTTCGTAAATAAGGGCTGTGTGGACTGCCACAGCGGCGTTAACATGGGGGGCGACAACTACTACCCCTTCGGTGTAATGGAGAAGCCCGCCTCTGAGATACTTGCAGGTGACAAAGGGCGATATAAGGTTACCCAGACCGAGGGTGACGAGTATCTCTTCAAATCCCCCTCGCTCAGAAACATCGAGCTAACAGCACCCTACTTCCATTCCGGTAAAGTATGGACACTCAGGGAATCCGTCAGGGTTATGAGCTCTGCCCAGCTTGGTATATCACTGAGCGATGAAGAGGTTGACCAGATTACAGCGTTCCTCAGAACAACCACAGGTATTCAGCCCGAGGTTGTTTACCCCATACTCCCTGCAACAAGGAACGACACACCCAGACCTGCGAAATAA